From the Psychrilyobacter piezotolerans genome, the window AGTTTTTTGAATATCCTTCCCCTCTCCTCATAGTTTTTAAACTGATCAAAGCTGGAACTGGCCGGAGACAGAAGAACTGTTAAATCTTTTTCATAATCTCTATTTTTTATCTTTTCTCCCAGTGTAATCACTACTTTTTCCAGAGTTTTTAAGGTATAAATATCCTCCTTGGGATAGTTCCCTGCCAGCAATTCACCCTCCAGTTTAGGAGCTAATTCTCCTATCAAATATACTTCTTTTACACTTTTTTTTATCTCTTCAATGAGGGGTGTTAATTCCAGGTTTTTATCACACCCGCCGCATATGAGTATTGGTTTTTCAAAAGCTCCTATGGCTTTCATTGTGGATTCCAAATTGGTTCCCTTGGAGTCATTTATAAATTTTATAATATTGTTTTCGTTTTTATAGGTATAAAACTCCTCCATCCTATGTTCTAAGGTTTCGGTGTTCTCTAAAAAATTTGTTATGACCTTATTGTCTATACCAATTAATTTAGCCGCTCCTGCAATAAACAATATATTTTGTAAGTTGTGTCTTCCTTTTAGGGAGAATTTATCTGTCGGCGTTATTTTCCTATCTTTAAAATATAAGTTATTTTCAGACAGACAGATATCTGTATTTTCTTCCAAAGAAAGTTTCAAAATCTCTCCGTCAATCCTATCTAATCTTTTCATTATCTCCGGGTCATCTATATTTACTATAAATTTGTCCCCTGAATTTTGATTCATTCCTACATTGAATTTTGTATCATAGTATTCATCAGCATCTCTATACCTGTCCAAGTGATCGGGAGCAAGGTTGATTATCATAGCTATGTCAGCTTTAAACTCATATAGGTTTTCCAGCTGGTAAGAACTAAGTTCTAAAACTATATACTCATATTTGTTTTTTTCTAAAACAGCTTCTGAATATGGAGTTCCTATATTTCCGGCTGCTATACTCCTAATTCCTGCTGCATTCAATAATCCAGCTAATTTACTTGTTGTTGTGGTCTTCCCATTGGTTCCTGTAATAGCTATAACCTTCGTTGTAGAAGTTTTTTTCATGTAGTTATACGCTACCTCTATCTCATCCACTACTTTAATACCTTTTTTTTCTATTTTTTTTATTAGGTCGTTATAGGGTATCCCCGGACTTTTTATAAACAGGTCTATCCCTTCTAAATAAGCTACCGCATCTGTAGACGAAATCCCTGTTTTGTCATCTACAAGTACTGTTTCCCATTTCATCTCTTCAAATAATCTCTTTACACTTCTACCGCTGATTCCAGCCCCATATATCATAGCTTTTTTCATCTTATTACCATCCTTTATCTTTTTTTCATAGATTTATAGGTTATCGTAAGGGTAATTCAACAATTACTCTTACGATAAACCTCTTTTTTCATAGATTACACCGGGATTCTCGGTGTAATCTGTATCCAAGGTTTTAATTATTAATTTCTCTATCTTAACTTTAGTATTATCAAACTTCCTATCCCACATAATAAGGCTATTATCCAAAATCTAATAGTTACCTTGGTTTCTGCCAAACCTTGTAATTCAAAGTGATGATGGATAGGAGCCATCCTAAATATTCTTTTTTTTCTCATTTTATATGAACCTACCTGTAATATTACAGATACTGCTTCCACTACAAATACAAATCCAATTAAAAGAAATAACAGCTCTTGTCTCAAAAATATTGCAACTACCCCTAATAATCCACCTAACATCAGAGAGCCAGTGTCTCCCATAAAAATTTGAGCCGGATAAAAATTAAACCATAAAAATCCTAATCCTGCTCCTATTAAACCGGTTAAAAATACCGTAATCTCTCCCGTTCCCGCTATATAGTAAAGATCAAAATGCTGACTTAACTCTGTATGACCTGTAAAGTACGCAATCAACCCTAGAATAGACGCTGCTATAATTACCGGCATAATCACCAAACCATCCAGTCCATCTGTTATGTTTACAGCGTTTGAGCTTCCAATCAATACCACAAGGATCCAGCCTAGTAGCGGAACTACTCCTATATACAAATAGTTCTTTGAAAAAGGATTCATTATTCCAAAATCTAACTCCGTTCCTGATATCCCAAATTTAATTATAAATACCCAAGTCAAGAGAGCTATTAACGCCTGGCCAATCATTTTTTTTCTGCCTGACAAACCTTTTTTACAGATTGTTAACTTTCTATAATCATCTAAGAAACCTATGCTGCTGAATAAAAGCATACACAAATGCAACATCAAATTAAATTTATTAGTTAGATTTCCCACTATTAAATTAGTTATTGCTGCAGAGAAAACTATTAAAACTCCCCCCATTGTAGGAGTCCCCGTCTTTGTAAAATGTGTTTCCGGTCCTACATCTTTTGCCTCGTCACCTATTTTTTCCTTTCTTAAATAAGCTATAAATGGTTTCCCTAAGATCATGACAATCATAAGTGATATGGCAAACCCCAAGAAACCTCTCAAATAAATTGATTTTAAATACGTTAAACTTTCATACTTTTCTGCCAAATAATATAACATCTACCAATCTCCTAATCTAAAATTTTATTCAAACAAATACCATTTGAAGCCTTTAAAAATATCACAGCTCCATCTTTTATTCCTTCTACCTTACATCCAATTTCTTCTGTAGTTTCAAAATAAAAACAATTTTTATGATCCAGTTTCATATATAAGTTTTTCATCTCTTTCCCTACTAAATAAACCTCATCCAAATTTAACTTTTCTATAGTTTTAGACAATCCTTCATGAAGTTTTCCGCTTTCTTTCCCTAATTCCAGCATATCACCTAATATGGCTACCTTATAGTCACCTTTAAAAATTTCATCAAAGGTTTCTAAAGATACTTTCATGGCTACCGGGCTGGCATTGTAAGCATCATTTATAAAGATCTTTCCATCTTTTTCAACCCTTTCAAATCTCATCCCTGTTAGCTTTAGATTTTTACAGGCATCTAAAATTTCTCCTTTAGGCACTTCCATCTTTAAAGCTACAGTCATGGCTAAAGCTATATTTATAGAGTTATACTCCCCATACAGGTTGGTTTGTACTTCTATTTCCTCATCTAAAAAAGATAGTTTAAATTCTCCGCCTCTTTTATCCTGATGAAAACCACTTATAATATAATCATTGTTTCTGTTCTTTCCCACTCTTACAGCTTCTGCATCTTTAAAATAAGGATCGTCTCCATAAACTACTCTAAATTCAGGTTTTACAAAGTCAAAAATTTCTGTTTTTGCTTTAAAAACATTGTCTCTGTTTTCTAAAAATTCCA encodes:
- the murD gene encoding UDP-N-acetylmuramoyl-L-alanine--D-glutamate ligase — translated: MKKAMIYGAGISGRSVKRLFEEMKWETVLVDDKTGISSTDAVAYLEGIDLFIKSPGIPYNDLIKKIEKKGIKVVDEIEVAYNYMKKTSTTKVIAITGTNGKTTTTSKLAGLLNAAGIRSIAAGNIGTPYSEAVLEKNKYEYIVLELSSYQLENLYEFKADIAMIINLAPDHLDRYRDADEYYDTKFNVGMNQNSGDKFIVNIDDPEIMKRLDRIDGEILKLSLEENTDICLSENNLYFKDRKITPTDKFSLKGRHNLQNILFIAGAAKLIGIDNKVITNFLENTETLEHRMEEFYTYKNENNIIKFINDSKGTNLESTMKAIGAFEKPILICGGCDKNLELTPLIEEIKKSVKEVYLIGELAPKLEGELLAGNYPKEDIYTLKTLEKVVITLGEKIKNRDYEKDLTVLLSPASSSFDQFKNYEERGRIFKKLVLETFKEEN
- the mraY gene encoding phospho-N-acetylmuramoyl-pentapeptide-transferase, yielding MLYYLAEKYESLTYLKSIYLRGFLGFAISLMIVMILGKPFIAYLRKEKIGDEAKDVGPETHFTKTGTPTMGGVLIVFSAAITNLIVGNLTNKFNLMLHLCMLLFSSIGFLDDYRKLTICKKGLSGRKKMIGQALIALLTWVFIIKFGISGTELDFGIMNPFSKNYLYIGVVPLLGWILVVLIGSSNAVNITDGLDGLVIMPVIIAASILGLIAYFTGHTELSQHFDLYYIAGTGEITVFLTGLIGAGLGFLWFNFYPAQIFMGDTGSLMLGGLLGVVAIFLRQELLFLLIGFVFVVEAVSVILQVGSYKMRKKRIFRMAPIHHHFELQGLAETKVTIRFWIIALLCGIGSLIILKLR
- a CDS encoding UDP-N-acetylmuramoyl-tripeptide--D-alanyl-D-alanine ligase, with amino-acid sequence MQKLVFFNKMYPNQKNLKDIEIGEIHIDSRKVKKNDVFIGIRSGNEYIQDVLEKGACLVFYDDINIKIEDERAIYVENSILFLQELAKKYRESLDVTVIGITGSEGKTSTKDILYSILSQKYKGKKTQGNYNNHIGLPLTLLQLEEGDKFIALEMGMSNLGEIRLLGEIASPDYAVVTNIGDSHLEFLENRDNVFKAKTEIFDFVKPEFRVVYGDDPYFKDAEAVRVGKNRNNDYIISGFHQDKRGGEFKLSFLDEEIEVQTNLYGEYNSINIALAMTVALKMEVPKGEILDACKNLKLTGMRFERVEKDGKIFINDAYNASPVAMKVSLETFDEIFKGDYKVAILGDMLELGKESGKLHEGLSKTIEKLNLDEVYLVGKEMKNLYMKLDHKNCFYFETTEEIGCKVEGIKDGAVIFLKASNGICLNKILD